The following proteins are co-located in the Solea solea chromosome 21, fSolSol10.1, whole genome shotgun sequence genome:
- the LOC131448934 gene encoding uncharacterized protein LOC131448934, with amino-acid sequence MSSSQISQKMAHHLFFLVTTTSSQRSHPIYFFYFPLFLSHLLPLHQLTKLATTLTSSSPETAPPPTSSSDTHVAERISACLTDISQWMSDHHLKLNLDKTEFLFLPGKGSPTTDLTITLDNSVVTPSHTAKNLGVTLDDHLSLTANIAATARSCRYMLHNIRRIRPLLTQKAPQVLVQALVISRLDYCNSLLAGLPACAIRPLQLIQNAAARLVFNLPKFSHTTPLLHSLHWLPVAARIRFKTLVLAFNATNGSGPAYIQDMIKTYTPARPLRSASANRLTAPSLRGSQRHSQNSRLFTVLAPKWWNELPINSRTVESLHIFCRRLKTHFFRL; translated from the exons atgtcctcctctcaaatatcccagaaaatggcccaccacttgttcttcttggtgactacaacatccagtcagagaagtcatccgatctacttcttctactttcctctctttctctctcacttgctccctctccaccaactcacaaagctggcaaccaccttgacctcatcttcaccagaaactgctccacctccaacctcaag ctccgacacacatgtagcagaacggatctctgcttgtctgaccgacatctctcagtggatgtctgaccatcacctgaaactcaatctcgacaagactgagtttctttttctcccaggaaagggctctcccaccactgacctgaccatcaccctcgacaactctgtggtaactccttctcataccgcaaagaacctgggtgtgacacttgatgaccatctctccctcactgccaacattgctgcaacagctcgatcttgcagatacatgttgcacaacatcagaaggatacggcctcttctaacccagaaggcgccacaggttctggtccaggctcttgtcatctcacgcttggattactgcaactccctcctggctggtctccctgcgtgtgccatacgacctctccaactcatccagaatgcagcagctcgactggtcttcaacttaccaaaattctcccacactacaccgctcctccactcccttcactggcttcctgtagctgctcgcatccgcttcaagactctagtgcttgcgttcaatgctacaaacggatccggtccagcctacatccaggacatgatcaaaacctacaccccagcccgcccactccgctctgcatcagcaAACCGGCTCACTGCCCCCTCACTgcgaggatcgcagaggcattcgcagaactcgagactgttcactgtcctagctcccaaatggtggaacgagctccccatcaacagcCGGACagtggaaagcctccacatcttctgccgccgactaaaaacacatttcttccgactc